DNA from Limnohabitans sp.:
CACACGCCCGCCCTCGACCTTGACGGGCCAGGTCTTGGCCGGCTCGGTCGCCGGGCCGCAGGCCACCGAACCGTCACGCAGGCTGAACTGCGCTTGATGGAAGGGGCACTCCACATGGTCGCCTTCGACGAAGCCATCGCAGAGCTTGACGTTGCCGTGGGTGCACAGGTTGTTGATGGCGAAAACGCCGTCTTCGAGTTTGAAGAGGGCAATGTCCTGCCCCTCGGGCGTCACGGCGATGCCTGCGCCCTCAAACAAATCGGCCTCGGCGGCCACGTCGGTCCACTCGGTTTTTGGGAAGCTCATGGTCATATCGGGTAAATGATGGCGTTGGGGATCATTTCGCTGTCGTACACGCACAGGCGCTCGGCGAACTTCAGGCCCTCGGGGGTGGGCACGATGGTGTCGATGTAGCGGCCCACATTGAACACCGTGCTGGCCTTGTCGAGCTTGGTGCGGAAGACCGCATAGTTGGCCTCGGCATGGATGCGCTCACCATCGACGCGGCGCACCACCGGCGCGCCCACCACGTGGCGCTGGTAATAGGGGTCGTGGTACAGCGTTTCC
Protein-coding regions in this window:
- a CDS encoding non-heme iron oxygenase ferredoxin subunit; this encodes MSFPKTEWTDVAAEADLFEGAGIAVTPEGQDIALFKLEDGVFAINNLCTHGNVKLCDGFVEGDHVECPFHQAQFSLRDGSVACGPATEPAKTWPVKVEGGRVFIQLA
- a CDS encoding aromatic-ring-hydroxylating dioxygenase subunit beta; this encodes MTMVNFETHMALTRLYADYALAVDSGHWDLWPEFFTEQCVYKLIPRENHERGFPLCTLSFTSKGMLKDRVYGIQETLYHDPYYQRHVVGAPVVRRVDGERIHAEANYAVFRTKLDKASTVFNVGRYIDTIVPTPEGLKFAERLCVYDSEMIPNAIIYPI